In Labrus bergylta chromosome 6, fLabBer1.1, whole genome shotgun sequence, the following proteins share a genomic window:
- the edem3 gene encoding ER degradation-enhancing alpha-mannosidase-like protein 3, with translation MTAVLFILVLLGALCSPGHTMSQEEKSKLRNQVVEMFDHAYQNYMDHAYPADELMPLTCRGRVRGLEPSRGDVDDALGMFSLTLIDTLDTLVLLNKTTEFEAAVRRVLKDVRLDNDIVVSVFETNIRVLGGLLGGHSMAVMLKEGGQNMQWYQDELLHMAKDLGLRLLPAFNTSSGLPYPRVNLKYGVRGPETRTGTETDTCTACAGTIILEFAALSRFTGDPVFEAHARRALDFLWEKRQRNSNLVGTTINIHSGEWVRRDSGVGAGIDSYYEYLLKAYVLLGDDQFLQRFNIHYASIMKYISQPPLLLDVHIHKPLLPARTWMDALLAFFPGLQVLKGDIRPAIETHEMLYQVTKKHNFLPEAFTTDFRVHWAQHPLRPEFAESTYFLYKATGDPYYLEAGRTILDNLNRFARVPCGFAAMKDVRTGSHEDRMDSFFLAEMFKYLFLLFADAEDLVFDVEDYVFTTEAHLLPLSLSTAPHSSSIPSNKTSEEELDDSNFDWTCPNTRLLFPDPAFPRNLRDPIRSAVDKSCPRPVPNREPGMGRPPLRAQDFMANNPEHLELLRRMGVSLIHLKDGRVQLVQHATQAVSAVAAEDGVRFMQEMMELSSQQQKEQLPPRAIQIVSHPFFGRVVLTAGPAQFGTDLSKSSTGVRGFVTVAEPYSGCSEITNKEYVQGHIALLQRGQCMFAEKARNIQKAGAIGGIVIDDNEGSSSDTAPLFQMAGDGRNTEDVTLPILFLFHKEGNILLESLKEYREVEVLLSDRDRGVVVPEAEEGRETEATTPTSFEPVSQSQMSTLELEELAPEEVTPSQEEVGAIEEETSPAEEVASPEEEASPTEEEEADVAQLGEERDSEEGEEPDRDTDSSSQSVDQLLADWQEDLEAFKQMEKDEL, from the exons ATGACAGCTGTACTGTTCATATTGGTGCTGCTTGGAGCATTGTGCAGCCCTGGACATACCATGTCACAGGAGGAAAAAAGCAAGTTGAG GAACCAAGTGGTTGAGATGTTTGACCATGCGTATCAGAATTATATG GACCATGCGTACCCAGCAGACGAGCTGATGCCACTAACATGCAGAGGAAGAGTACGTGGGCTTGAACCTAGTCGAGGTGACGTAGACGATGCTCTGGGAAT GTTCTCTCTAACCCTCATAGACACTCTGGATACTCTTGTG CTTTTGAACAAGACGACAGAGTTTGAGGCTGCTGTGAGGAGGGTGCTGAAGGACGTTAGACTGGACAACGACATTGTTGTGTCGGTCTTCGAAACCAACATTCGAGTCCTTGG aggcctTCTGGGAGGGCACTCCATGGCTGTGATGCTGAAGGAGGGAGGACAGAACATGCAGTGGTACCAGGATGAGCTCCTGCACATGGCCAAAGATCTGGGTCTCCGACTTCTGCCAGCCTTCAATACCAGCAGTGGCTTACCTTACCCCAGG GTGAACTTGAAATATGGTGTCAGGGGTCCTGAAACAAGAAcaggcacagaaacagacacCTGCACTGCCTGTGCAGGAACCATCATCCTGGAATTTGCCGCCTTAAGTCGCTTCACCGGTGACCCTGTGTTTGAG gCCCATGCCCGGAGAGCCCTGGACTTTTTGTGGGagaagagacaaagaaacagcAACCTTGTGGGCACCACCATCAACATCCACTCTGGAGAGTGGGTGCGCAGGG ACAGTGGAGTCGGAGCAGGAATTGACTCATACTATGAATACCTGCTGAAAGCCTACGTCCTCTTGGGAGATGATCAGTTTCTGCAGCGCTTCAACAtt CACTATGCATCTATAATGAAATACATAAGCCAGCCTCCACTGCTGCTGGATGTCCACATCCACAAACCTCTCCTCCCTGCTCGCACCTGGATGGACGCTCTGCTTGCCTTCTTCCCAGGACTGCAG GTTTTGAAGGGAGATATTCGACCTGCGATCGAGACTCATGAGATGTTGTATCAAGTTACGAAGAAACACAACTTCCTCCCAGAg GCCTTCACTACTGATTTCAGGGTACACTGGGCGCAGCATCCCCTGAGGCCTGAGTTTGCAGAGAGCACCTATTTCCTTTACAAG GCCACAGGAGACCCGTATTACCTGGAGGCAGGTCGCACCATCCTGGATAACCTCAACCGCTTTGCCCGTGTCCCCTGCGGTTTCGCTGCCATGAAGGACGTACGCACCGGGAGCCACGAAGACAG GATGGATTCATTCTTCCTTGCTGAGATGTTCAAATATCTCTTCCTGCTGTTTGCTGATGCGGAGGACTTAGTGTTTGATGTGGAGGACTACGTCTTCACAACCGAGGCCCACCTGCTACCCCTGTCCCTCTCCACAGCCCCTCACTCATCATCTATTCCCTCAAACAAAACG tcagaggaggagctggatgACTCTAACTTTGATTGGACATGCCCGAACACCCGCCTTCTATTTCCGGACCCCGCCTTCCCTCGTAACCTGAGAGATCCGATCCGAAGTGCTGTGGACAAGAGCTGCCCCCGTCCTGTCCCCAACAg GGAGCCCGGTATGGGCCGTCCTCCTCTGAGGGCTCAGGACTTCATGGCAAACAACCCCGAACATCTTGAGCTGCTTAGGAGGATGGGAGTCAGTCTCATTCACCTGAAAGATGGCCGGGTGCAGCTGGTCCAGCACGCTACACAG GCGGTGAGTGCGGTGGCAGCAGAGGATGGCGTGCGCTTCATGCAAGAGATGATGGAGCTGTCCAGccagcagcagaaagagcagctTCCTCCCAGAGCCATTCAGATTGTCTCACATCCGTTCTTTGGCAGGGTTGTGCTGACTGCAGGCCCGGCACAGTTTGGCACAGACCTATCCAAAAGTTCCACCGGG GTACGGGGCTTTGTGACTGTGGCTGAACCGTACAGCGGCTGTTCTGAGATCACCAACAAAGAGTATGTTCAGGGCCACATCGCTCTGCTTCAGAGAGGTCAGTGTATGTTTGCGGAGAAGGCCAGAAACATCCAGAAGGCTGGCGCCATCGGAGGCATAGTCATCG ACGATAACGAGGGCAGCAGCAGTGACACAGCTCCTCTGTTTCAAATGGCCGGGGATGGCCGCAACACAGAAGACGTCACCTTGCCtatcctctttctcttccacaAGGAGGGCAACATCCTGTTGGAGTCGCTGAAGGAGTACAGGGAGGTGGAGGTGCTGCTGAGCGACAGAGACAGAG GTGTGGTCGTGCCAGAAGCGGAGGAAGGCCGCGAAACTGAGGCAACAACTCCCACCTCTTTTGAACCGGTTAGCCAATCCCAAATGAGCACACTGGAGTTGGAAGAACTGGCTCCGGAGGAGGTCACTCCATCACAGGAGGAAGTCGGCGCTATAGAAGAAGAAACTAGTCCCGCAGAAGAAGTTGCATCACCGGAGGAGGAAGCCAGTccaacagaggaggaggaggctgatgtGGCTCAGCTCGGCGAGGAGAGAGACtctgaggagggagaggagccAGACCGCGACACAGACTCAAGCAGCCAGTCAGTTGACCAACTCCTGGCTGATTGGCAGGAAGACTTGGAGGCATTCAAGCAAATGGAGAAAGATGAACTCTGA